A window of Gavia stellata isolate bGavSte3 chromosome 21, bGavSte3.hap2, whole genome shotgun sequence contains these coding sequences:
- the THOC5 gene encoding THO complex subunit 5 homolog, with translation MSSESSKKRKPKVIRTDGGPQDGKRGKADADQDVRYYSEECEVDLRDPIKDYELYRETCQELQRLMAEIQELKSRGIKDNAAEIDERRIQSCVHFMTLKKLNRLAHIRLKKGRDQTHEAKQKVDAYHLQLQNLLYEVMHLQKEITKCLEFKSKHEEIELVSLEEFYKEAPPEISRPAVTLSEPHQQTLARLDWELEQRKRLAEKYKECLTSKEKILKEIEVKKEYLSSLQPRLNSIMQASLPVQEYLFMPFDQAHKQYETARHLPPPLYVLFVQASAYGQACDKKLVVAIEGSVEEAKALYKPPEDSQDDESDSDAEEEQTTKRRRPTLGVQLDDKRKEMLKRHPLSVTVDLKCKDENVLHLTFYYLMNLNVMTVKSKVTTAVEMTTAISAGDLLSPDSLLNCLYPGDHGRKTPNPANQFQFDKVGILTLSDYVTELGHPYVWVQKLGGLHFPKDQPQHTVPADNSLSASHMELTVKLLRTRLQSRLALHKQFASLEHGVVPVSSECQHLFPTKIVSRLVKWAAIPYEDYAELPYTKDVVEAGLAEDTHLYYMALIERGTAKLQAAVVLNPGYSTLPPVFSLCLNWKGERTGSNDDNIRAMESEVNVNYKELWGPKPGYQLLTNQLQRLCMVLDVYLETEPHDTSVEGPKEFPQEKMCLRLVRGPMRLKPFKFNYPQGFFSHR, from the exons ATGTCTTCGGAATCCAGCAAGAAGAGGAAACCCAAAGTGATCCGCACGGACGGGGGCCCGCAGGACGGCAAGCGGGGCAAGGCCGATGCCGACCAG GATGTTAGGTACTACAGCGAGGAGTGCGAGGTGGATCTCCGCGACCCCATCAAAGACTACGAACTCTACAGAGAGACTTGCCAGGAGCTTCAGAGGCTGATGGCAGAAATCCAGGAGCTGAAGAGCAGAGGCATCAAGGACAAC GCTGCGGAGATCGACGAGCGGCGGATTCAGAGCTGCGTCCATTTCATGACCCTGAAGAAGCTCAACCGGTTGGCTCATATTCGGctgaagaaagggagagatCAAACCCACGAG GCAAAGCAGAAGGTCGACGCATATCACCTGCAGCTCCAGAACTTGCTCTATGAGGTGATGcacctgcagaaagagatcACCAAATGCCTGGAGTTCAA GTCAAAACATGAGGAGATCGAGCTGGTGAGCCTGGAGGAGTTTTACAAAGAGGCCCCCCCCGAAATCAGCCGGCCTGCCGTCACGCTGTCCGAGCCCCACCAGCAGACCCTGGCGCGCCTGGACTGGGAGCTGGAGCAGCGCAAGAG GCTGGCAGAGAAGTACAAGGAGTGCCTGACCAGCAAAGAGAAGATCCTGAAGGAGATCGAGGTGAAGAAGGAGTATCTGAGCAGCCTCCAGCCTCGACTCAACAGCATCATGCAG gcTTCCCTGCCTGTCCAGGAGTATCTCTTCATGCCTTTCGACCAGGCGCACAAACAGTACGAGACAGCCCGACACCTCCCGCCGCCTCTCTACGTCCTCTTCGTTCAAGCCAGCGCCTACGGTCAGGCCTGCG ATAAGAAGCTTGTGGTCGCCATTGAAGGGAGCGTAGAGGAAGCCAAAGCCCTGTACAAGCCGCCTGAGGACTCGCAGG ATGACGAAAGCGATTCCGATGCGGAGGAAGAGCAGACCACG AAGCGGCGCAGACCCACCCTGGGCGTGCAGCTGGACGACAAGCGCAAGGAGATGCTCAAGCGGCACCCCTTGTCCGTCACCGTCGACCTGAAGTGCAAAG ATGAAAACGTGCTTCACCTGACCTTCTACTACCTGATGAACCTCAACGTCATGACGGTGAAATCCAAGGTGACCACTGCCGTTGAGATGACAACTGCCATCAGTGCCGG CGACCTGCTCTCCCCAGACTCCCTCCTCAACTGCCTCTATCCGGGAGACCACGGGAGGAAAACGCCCAACCCGGCCAACCAGTTCCAGTTTGATAAAGTGGG CATCCTGACCTTGAGCGACTACGTGACAGAGCTGGGGCACCCCTACGTGTGGGTGCAGAAGCTGGGCGGCCTGCATTTCCCTAAGGATCAGCCTCAG CACACGGTCCCCGCGGACAACTCGCTGAGCGCCAGCCACATGGAGCTGACTGTGAAGCTGCTGCGGACGAGGCTGCAGTCCCGCCTGGCTCTCCACAAGCAGTTTGCGTCACTCG AGCACGGCGTCGTGCCAGTCTCCAGCGAGTGCCAGCATCTCTTCCCTACCAAGATCGTCTCACGCCTGGTGAAGTGGGCTGCCATTCCCTACGAAGATTACGCG GAGCTGCCGTACACGAAGGATGTGGTAGAGGCTGGCTTGGCTGAAGACACTCACCTCTACTACATGGCCCTGATAGAAAGGGGAACAG CCAAGCTCCAGGCAGCCGTCGTCCTGAACCCCGGTTACTCCACGCTGCCGCCCGTCTTCAGCCTGTGCCTGAACTGGAAAGGAGAGCGAACCGGCAGCAATGACGACAATATTCGG GCCATGGAGAGCGAGGTCAACGTGAACTACAAGGAGCTGTGGGGGCCCAAACCGGGCTACCAGCTCCTCACCAACCAGCTGCAGCGCCTGTGCATGGTGCTGGACGTCTACCTGGAGACGGAGCCCCACGACACCAGCGTGGAGGGGCCCAAGGAGTTTCCCCAGGAGAAGATGTGTCTGCGCCTGGTCAG gGGGCCCATGCGCCTGAAGCCCTTCAAGTTCAACTATCCTCAGGGCTTCTTCAGCCATCGCTGA
- the NIPSNAP1 gene encoding protein NipSnap homolog 1: MAAARSGGSAVLRRLLRGGGAAPGGARGYSRDAEGSWFRSLFVHKVDPRKDAHSNLLSKKETSSLYKIQFHNVKPECLDAYNNLTEEVLPKLHSDADYPCDLVGNWNTWYGEQDQAVHLWRFSGGYPALMDCMNKLKQNKEYLDFRKERSRMLLSRRNQLLLEFSFWNEPLPRRGPNIYELRTYKLKPGTMIEWGNNWARAIKYRQENQEAVGGFFSQIGELYVVHHLWAYRDLQSREETRNAAWRKRGWDENVYYTVPLIRSMESRIMIPLKISPLQ; encoded by the exons ATGGCGGCGGCGCGGTCCGGCGGGAGCGCGGTGCTGCGGCGGCtgctgcggggcggcggggcggcccccggCGGAGCGCG GGGGTACTCGAGGGACGCCGAGGGCAGCTGGTTCCGCTCCCTCTTCGTGCACAAAGTGGATCCCCGCAAGGACGCCCATTCCAACCTCCTCTCCAAGAAGGAGACCAGCAGCCTCTACAAGATCCAGT TTCACAACGTGAAGCCGGAGTGCCTGGACGCCTACAACAACCTGAC AGAGGAGGTGCTGCCCAAGCTGCACTCGGACGCCGACTACCCCTGCGACCTGGTGGGGAACTGGAACACGTGGTACGGCGAGCAGGACCAGGCAG TGCACCTCTGGCGCTTCTCGGGCGGGTACCCGGCCCTCATGGACTGCATGAACAAGCTCAAGCAGAATAAG GAGTACCTGGACTTCCGCAAGGAGAGGAGCCGGATGCTGCTGTCCCGCAGGAACCAGCTGCTCCTGGAGTTCAGCTTCTGGAACGAGCCCCTGCCTCGCCGGGGACCCAACATCTATGAGCTGAGGACCTACAAGCTGAAG CCAGGGACCATGATCGAATGGGGCAACAACTG ggctcgGGCCATTAAGTACCGGCAGGAGAACCAGGAGGCGGTCGGCGGGTTCTTCTCCCAGATCGGGGAGCTCTACGTCGTGCACCACCTCTGGG cctaCAGGGACCTGCAGTCCCGGGAGGAGACACGGAATGCGGCCTGGAGGAAGAGGGGCTGGGACGAGAACGTGTACTATACCG TCCCGCTGATCCGGAGCATGGAGTCGCGGATAATGATTCCCCTGAAGATTTCGCCCCTGCAGTGA